The proteins below are encoded in one region of Paeniglutamicibacter cryotolerans:
- a CDS encoding aldehyde dehydrogenase, which translates to MPSNTLADWQKLAEKTTLPTRAHIDGQAVDALSGETFTSINPANGKSLAEVASCDEADVDRATQAARAAFADGRWSRAPQAERKRVMGRMAEAMRENAEELALLDSLDMGKRVVDALSMDVPFSASLFDFYGEAIDKLNGEVVTTDPGVHATITKEPLGVVGAVVPWNYPVDMAAWKLAPALAAGCSVVLKPAEQSPLSALRLAELFSAAGLPDGVLNVLPGMGATAGRSIGLHQDIDTVVFTGSTQVGKMFQRYAGESNMKQVWPECGGKSPNLIFNDTADLQKAAESAAFDVFFNQGAVCSSHSRVLVQRGVHAEFVGLLRSIAAGYAPGNPLDPAAGMGALVTKEHTDMVQGFIERARPDAELIHGGGRLFLEGSDCYIEPTIFDQVHPDSELARDEVFGPVMAIIPFDTEEEALRIANDTPFGLAASLWTSDISRVHRLSRSLVAGTVTVNATDAFGAQTPFGGFKGSGYGRDLSLHALDKYQGLKTTWISY; encoded by the coding sequence ATGCCCAGCAATACGCTAGCCGATTGGCAGAAGCTCGCCGAAAAAACCACCCTTCCCACACGTGCTCATATCGATGGCCAAGCCGTGGACGCGCTCTCGGGGGAGACGTTCACCTCCATCAACCCGGCCAATGGCAAGTCTCTGGCCGAGGTGGCTTCCTGCGACGAGGCCGATGTCGACCGTGCCACGCAAGCGGCCCGGGCCGCCTTCGCGGACGGACGCTGGTCCAGGGCACCACAGGCAGAACGGAAGCGGGTCATGGGCCGCATGGCCGAGGCGATGCGGGAGAACGCCGAGGAACTCGCGCTGCTCGACAGCCTGGACATGGGCAAGCGAGTCGTCGACGCGCTGAGCATGGATGTGCCGTTCTCGGCCTCGCTCTTCGACTTCTATGGCGAGGCCATCGACAAGCTCAACGGCGAGGTGGTCACCACTGACCCCGGTGTGCATGCGACCATCACCAAGGAGCCCTTGGGCGTCGTCGGTGCCGTGGTGCCCTGGAACTATCCGGTGGACATGGCCGCATGGAAATTGGCCCCGGCGTTGGCGGCCGGATGCAGCGTGGTGCTGAAGCCAGCCGAACAGTCCCCGCTCTCGGCACTTCGCCTGGCCGAACTCTTCTCCGCCGCCGGGCTGCCCGACGGGGTGCTTAATGTACTCCCCGGGATGGGCGCCACCGCCGGCCGGTCCATTGGCCTGCACCAGGACATCGACACCGTCGTCTTTACCGGTTCCACGCAGGTCGGCAAGATGTTCCAACGGTATGCCGGCGAATCGAACATGAAACAGGTGTGGCCAGAATGCGGTGGCAAGAGCCCCAACCTCATCTTCAATGACACCGCCGACCTGCAAAAGGCCGCTGAATCAGCGGCCTTCGACGTCTTCTTCAACCAGGGGGCCGTATGCTCCTCGCACTCCAGGGTCCTGGTCCAGCGCGGCGTGCACGCCGAATTCGTAGGCCTGCTGCGGTCGATCGCCGCCGGGTATGCCCCGGGCAACCCGCTTGATCCGGCAGCCGGCATGGGCGCGCTGGTCACCAAGGAACACACCGACATGGTGCAGGGCTTCATCGAACGTGCCCGCCCGGACGCCGAGCTGATCCACGGCGGGGGACGCCTGTTCCTGGAGGGCAGCGACTGCTACATCGAACCAACGATTTTCGACCAGGTGCATCCGGACTCCGAGTTGGCCCGCGACGAAGTCTTCGGACCCGTCATGGCCATCATCCCCTTCGACACTGAAGAAGAGGCCCTGCGCATCGCCAACGACACTCCCTTCGGGCTCGCCGCCTCGCTATGGACCTCCGACATCTCCCGCGTGCACCGGCTCTCCCGGAGCCTGGTCGCCGGTACCGTCACGGTCAATGCGACAGATGCCTTCGGAGCCCAAACGCCCTTCGGTGGTTTCAAGGGATCGGGATACGGCAGGGACCTGTCCCTGCACGCCCTGGACAAATACCAGGGCTTGAAAACCACCTGGATCTCCTACTAG
- a CDS encoding TetR/AcrR family transcriptional regulator, producing the protein MSRNRDKRMDGIVDATVQTIARNGLPQLRIKDIAAEAEVSERLVSYYYPQLEDLVSATHRKASERYYWNRLNAIDKHLNPTKALTGLIESGLPSGREDVLTRVLFELSLSAARSEQHEQLMSDLYRDEVSLYQRVLEKGRDTGDFVLAAEPLALARAFIAMEDGLGLQIIAGSGALSTAQARGILLRFAAVATGAGIEHPDADSGS; encoded by the coding sequence TTGTCACGGAACCGGGACAAGCGCATGGACGGAATCGTCGATGCCACGGTGCAGACCATTGCGCGCAACGGCCTGCCACAGCTGCGCATCAAGGACATTGCCGCCGAGGCCGAGGTCTCCGAACGGCTGGTGAGCTACTACTATCCGCAACTCGAGGATCTGGTCTCGGCCACCCACCGCAAGGCCTCGGAACGGTACTACTGGAATCGCCTGAACGCCATCGACAAGCACCTTAACCCGACCAAGGCACTGACGGGCCTGATCGAAAGCGGCCTGCCCAGCGGGCGCGAGGACGTGCTCACCCGGGTGCTGTTCGAACTCAGCCTCAGCGCGGCACGCAGTGAGCAGCACGAGCAGTTGATGTCCGACCTGTACCGGGACGAGGTATCGCTGTATCAACGGGTATTGGAAAAGGGCCGCGATACCGGAGATTTCGTCCTGGCCGCCGAGCCCCTGGCCCTGGCCCGGGCCTTCATTGCCATGGAAGACGGCTTGGGGCTGCAGATCATTGCCGGCAGTGGCGCCTTGAGCACGGCACAGGCCAGAGGCATCCTGTTACGCTTTGCAGCGGTAGCCACCGGTGCAGGCATTGAGCACCCGGACGCCGATTCCGGCAGCTGA